From a region of the Archocentrus centrarchus isolate MPI-CPG fArcCen1 chromosome 18, fArcCen1, whole genome shotgun sequence genome:
- the LOC115796732 gene encoding uncharacterized protein LOC115796732 isoform X29 has product MKLLTVSALLCAIVALTTVAEEGSSAVGKGSTQPGEVNVEKRAICYWRRRVGRIRYGNRYYNYSPRRRTWARTRLVKFHWRRRVSGIRYGKRYNRYSTNLRTWARARQVGLIRYGNRYYRYCPCCRTWTRVRARLVKSHWGRRVGWIRYGNRYYRYSPRRQTWARARFGKSHWRRHVGWTRYGNRYYRYSPHRRTWVRGRLGKSHWRRRVGWIRYGNRYYRYSPHRRTWVRGRLVKSHWRRRVGWIRYGNRYYRYSPHRRIRARARLVKSHWPRWVGWIRYGNRYYRYSPRRRTWVRGRLVKSHRRRRVGWIRYGNRYYRYSPHRRTWARARLEKSHWRRGVGWIRYGNRYYRYSPRRRTWARARLGKSHWPRRVGWIRYGNRYYRYSPRRRTLVRGRLVKSHRRRGVGWIRYGNRYYRYSPHRRIRARARLVKSHWPRRVGWIRYGNRYYRYSPRRRIRARARLGKSHWRRRVGWIRYGNRYYRYSPRRRTWVRGRRVGWIRYGNRYYRYSPRRRTWARGRLVKSHWRKRVGWIRYGNRYYRYSPHRWIQARARLVKSHWPRWVGWIRYGNRYYRYSPRRRTWVRGRLVKSHWCRRVGWIRYGNRYYRYSPRRRTWARGRLVKSHWRKRVGWIRYGNRYYRYSPHRQIRARARLGKSHWPRRVGWIRYGNRYYRYSPRRRTWVRGRLVKSHWRRGVGWIRYGNRYYRYSPHRRIRARARLVKSHWRRGVGWIRYGNRYYRYSPRRRTWVRGRLVKSHWCRRVGWIRYGNRYYRYSPRRRTWARGRLVKSHWRKRVGWIRYGNRYYRYSPHRQIWARARLGKSHWPRRVGWIRYGNRYYRYSPRRRTWVRGRLVKSHRRSGVGWIRYGNRYYRYSPHRRTWARARLGKSHWRRGVGWIRYGNRYYRYSRRRRTWARARLGKSHWCRRVGWIRYGNRYYRYSPHRRIRARARLRKSHWRRRVGWIRYGNRYYRYSPRRRIRARARLVKSHWRRGVGWIRYGNRYYRYSPRRRTWVRGRLVKSHWRKRVGWIRYGNRYYRYSPHRQIRARARLGKSHWPRRVGWIRYGNRYYRYSPRRRTWVRGRLVKSHWRKRVGWIRYGNRYYRYSPHRRIRARARLGKSHWPRRVGWIRYGNRYYRYSPRRRTWVRGRLVKSHWRKRVGWIRYGNRYYRYSPHRRIRARARLRKSHWRRRVGWIRYGNRYYRYSPRRRTWVRGRLVKSHRRRGVGWIRYGNRYYRYSPHRRIRAQARMVKTHWRRGVGWIRYGNRYYRYSPRRRTWVRGRLVKSHWCRRVGWIRYGNRYYRYSPRCRTWVRGRLGKSHWRKRVGWIRYGNRYYRYSPHRRIRARARLGKSHWPRRVGWIRYGNRYYRYSPHRRTWVRGRLVKSHWCRRVGWIRYGNRYYRYSPRRRTLVRGRLGKSHWPRRVGWIRYGNRYYRYSPRRRTWVRGRLVKSHWRKRVGWIRYGNRYYRYSPHRRIRARARLRKSHWRRRVGWIRYGNRYYRYSPRRRTWVRGRLVKSHRRRGVGWIRYGNRYYRYSPHRRIRARARMVKSHWRRGVGWIRYGNRYYRYSPRRRTWVRGRLVKSHWCRRVGWIRYGNRYYRYSPRRRTWARGRLVKSHWRKRVGWIRYGNRYYRYSPHRRIRARARLVKSHWPRRVGWIRYGNRYYRYSPRRRTWVRGRLVKSHWRKRVGWIRYGNRYYRYSPHRRIRARARLVKSHRRSGVGWIRYGNRYYRYSPHRRTWARARLVKSHWRRRVGWIRYGNRYYRYSPHRRIRARARLRKSHWRRRVGWIRYGNRYYRYSPRRRTWVRGRSRLMKSHRRRRVGWIRYGNRYYRYSPRRRTWARARLGKSKSRRRVGWIRYGNRYYRYSPRRRTSAPARLVKSHWHRPVGLIRYGNRYNRYSTYRRTSARARLVKSHWHKRVGWTRYGNRYYRYFPYRWTWAQAQRFCQSKNANLASVRNLGEYRAIQRVIYRVTHRFVPTWIGGSDAQQERFWFWIDGTPFRFTYWCPAEPNNAGSREHCLHMNWTGCRCINDAPCYNQYPFVCVLKSG; this is encoded by the exons GTTTGGGAAATCCCATTGGCGCAGGCATGTGGGTTGGACTAGATATGGCAACCGATACTACCGCTACTCTCCCCATCGCCGGACTTGGGTTCGGggaag GTTGGGGAAATCCCATTGGCGCAGGCGTGTGGGTTGGATTAGATATGGCAACCGATACTACCGCTACTCTCCCCATCGCCGGACTTGGGTTCGGggaag GTTGGTGAAATCCCATTGGCGCAGGCGGGTGGGTTGGATTAGATATGGCAACCGATACTACCGCTACTCTCCCCATCGCCGGATTCGGGCTCGGGcaag GTTGGTGAAATCCCATTGGCCCAGGTGGGTGGGTTGGATTAGATATGGCAACCGATACTACCGCTACTCTCCCCGTCGCCGGACTTGGGTTCGGggaag GTTGGTGAAATCACATCGGCGCAGGCGGGTGGGTTGGATTAGATATGGCAACCGATACTACCGCTACTCTCCCCATCGCCGGACTTGGGCTCGGGCAAG GTTGGAGAAATCCCATTGGCGCAGAGGGGTGGGTTGGATCAGATATGGCAACCGATACTACCGCTACTCTCCTCGTCGCCGGACTTGGGCTCGAgcaag GTTGGGGAAATCCCATTGGCCCAGGCGGGTGGGTTGGATTAGATATGGCAACCGATACTACCGCTACTCTCCCCGTCGCCGGACTTTGGTTCGAggaag GTTGGTGAAATCGCATCGGCGCAGGGGGGTGGGTTGGATTAGATATGGCAACCGATACTACCGCTACTCTCCCCATCGCCGGATTCGGGCTCGGGcaag GTTGGTGAAATCCCATTGGCCCAGGCGGGTGGGTTGGATTAGATATGGCAACCGATACTACCGCTACTCTCCCCGTCGCCGGATTCGGGCTCGGGcaag GTTGGGGAAATCCCATTGGCGCAGACGGGTGGGTTGGATTAGATATGGCAACCGATACTACCGCTACTCTCCCCGTCGCCGGACTTGGGTTCGGGGAAG GCGTGTGGGTTGGATTAGATATGGCAACCGATATTACCGCTACTCTCCTCGTCGCCGGACTTGGGCTCGAGGAAG GTTGGTGAAATCCCATTGGCGAAAGCGGGTGGGTTGGATTAGATATGGCAACCGATACTACCGCTACTCTCCCCATCGCTGGATTCAGGCTCGGGcaag GTTGGTGAAATCCCATTGGCCCAGGTGGGTGGGTTGGATTAGATATGGCAACCGATACTACCGCTACTCTCCCCGTCGCCGGACTTGGGTTCGGggaag GTTGGTGAAATCCCATTGGTGCAGGCGTGTGGGTTGGATTAGATATGGCAACCGGTATTACCGCTACTCTCCTCGTCGCAGGACTTGGGCTCGAggaag GTTGGTGAAATCCCATTGGCGCAAGCGGGTGGGTTGGATTCGATATGGCAACCGATACTACCGCTACTCTCCCCATCGCCAGATTCGGGCTCGGGCAAG GTTGGGGAAATCCCATTGGCCCAGGCGGGTGGGTTGGATTAGATATGGCAACCGATACTACCGCTACTCTCCCCGTCGCCGGACTTGGGTTCGGggaag GTTGGTGAAATCGCATTGGCGCAGGGGGGTGGGTTGGATTAGATATGGCAACCGATACTACCGCTACTCTCCCCATCGCCGGATTCGGGCTCGGGCAAG GTTGGTGAAATCCCATTGGCGCAGAGGGGTGGGTTGGATTAGATATGGCAACCGATACTACCGCTACTCTCCCCGTCGCCGGACTTGGGTTCGGGGAAG GTTGGTGAAATCCCATTGGTGCAGGCGTGTGGGTTGGATTAGATATGGCAACCGGTATTACCGCTACTCTCCTCGTCGCCGGACTTGGGCTCGAggaag GTTGGTGAAATCCCATTGGCGCAAGCGGGTGGGTTGGATTAGATATGGCAACCGATACTACCGCTACTCTCCCCATCGCCAGATTTGGGCTCGGGcaag GTTGGGGAAATCCCATTGGCCCAGGCGGGTGGGTTGGATTAGATATGGCAACCGATACTACCGCTACTCTCCCCGTCGCCGGACTTGGGTTCGGggaag GTTGGTGAAATCGCATCGGCGCAGCGGGGTGGGTTGGATTAGATATGGCAACCGATACTACCGCTACTCTCCCCATCGCCGGACTTGGGCTCGGGCAAG GTTGGGGAAATCCCATTGGCGCAGAGGGGTGGGTTGGATTAGATATGGCAACCGATACTACCGCTACTCTCGTCGTCGCCGGACTTGGGCTCGAgcaag GTTGGGGAAATCCCATTGGTGCAGGCGGGTGGGTTGGATTAGATATGGCAATCGATACTACCGCTACTCTCCCCATCGCCGGATTCGGGCTCGGGcaag GCTGAGGAAATCCCATTGGCGCAGGCGGGTCGGTTGGATTAGATATGGCAACCGATACTACCGCTACTCACCCCGTCGCCGGATTCGGGCTCGGGCAAG GTTGGTGAAATCCCATTGGCGCAGGGGGGTGGGTTGGATTAGATATGGCAACCGATACTACCGCTACTCTCCCCGTCGCCGGACTTGGGTTCGGGGAAG GTTGGTGAAATCCCATTGGCGCAAGCGGGTGGGTTGGATTAGATATGGCAACCGATACTACCGCTACTCTCCCCATCGCCAGATTCGGGCTCGGGcaag GTTGGGGAAATCCCATTGGCCCAGGCGGGTGGGTTGGATTAGATATGGCAACCGATACTACCGCTACTCTCCCCGTCGCCGGACTTGGGTTCGGggaag GTTGGTGAAATCCCATTGGCGCAAGCGGGTGGGTTGGATTAGATATGGCAACCGATACTACCGCTACTCTCCCCATCGCCGGATTCGGGCTCGAGcaag GCTGGGGAAATCCCATTGGCCCAGGCGGGTGGGTTGGATTAGATATGGCAACCGATACTACCGCTACTCTCCCCGTCGCCGGACTTGGGTTCGGggaag GTTGGTGAAATCCCATTGGCGCAAGCGGGTGGGTTGGATTAGATATGGCAACCGATACTACCGCTACTCTCCCCATCGCCGGATTCGGGCTCGGGcaag GCTGAGGAAATCCCATTGGCGCAGGCGGGTCGGTTGGATTAGATATGGCAACCGATACTACCGCTACTCACCCCGTCGCCGGACTTGGGTTCGGGGAAG GTTGGTGAAATCGCATCGGCGCAGGGGGGTGGGTTGGATTAGATATGGAAACCGATACTACCGCTACTCTCCCCATCGCCGGATTCGGGCTCAGGCAAG GATGGTGAAAACCCATTGGCGCAGAGGGGTGGGTTGGATTAGATATGGCAACCGATACTACCGCTACTCTCCCCGTCGCCGGACTTGGGTTCGGGGAAG GTTGGTGAAATCCCATTGGTGCAGGCGTGTGGGTTGGATTAGATATGGCAACCGGTATTACCGCTACTCTCCTCGTTGCCGGACTTGGGTTCGGggaag GTTGGGGAAATCCCATTGGCGCAAGCGGGTGGGTTGGATTAGATATGGCAACCGATACTACCGCTACTCTCCCCATCGCCGGATTCGGGCTCGGGcaag GTTGGGGAAATCCCATTGGCCCAGGCGGGTGGGTTGGATTAGATATGGCAACCGATACTACCGCTACTCTCCCCATCGCCGGACTTGGGTTCGGGGAAG GTTGGTGAAATCCCATTGGTGCAGGCGTGTGGGTTGGATTAGATATGGCAACCGGTATTACCGCTACTCTCCTCGTCGCCGGACTTTGGTTCGGggaag GTTGGGGAAATCCCATTGGCCCAGGCGGGTGGGTTGGATTAGATATGGCAACCGATACTACCGCTACTCTCCCCGTCGCCGGACTTGGGTTCGGggaag GTTGGTGAAATCCCATTGGCGCAAGCGGGTGGGTTGGATTAGATATGGCAACCGATACTACCGCTACTCTCCCCATCGCCGGATTCGGGCTCGGGcaag GCTGAGGAAATCCCATTGGCGCAGGCGGGTCGGTTGGATTAGATATGGCAACCGATACTACCGCTACTCACCCCGTCGCCGGACTTGGGTTCGGGGAAG GTTGGTGAAATCGCATCGGCGCAGGGGGGTGGGTTGGATTAGATATGGAAACCGATACTACCGCTACTCTCCCCATCGCCGGATTCGGGCTCGGGCAAG GATGGTGAAATCCCATTGGCGCAGAGGGGTGGGTTGGATTAGATATGGCAACCGATACTACCGCTACTCTCCCCGTCGCCGGACTTGGGTTCGGGGAAG GTTGGTGAAATCCCATTGGTGCAGGCGTGTGGGTTGGATTAGATATGGCAACCGGTATTACCGCTACTCTCCTCGTCGCCGGACTTGGGCTCGAggaag GTTGGTGAAATCCCATTGGCGCAAGCGGGTGGGTTGGATTAGATATGGCAACCGATACTACCGCTACTCTCCCCATCGCCGGATTCGGGCTCGGGcaag GTTGGTGAAATCCCATTGGCCCAGGCGGGTGGGTTGGATTAGATATGGCAACCGATACTACCGCTACTCTCCCCGTCGCCGGACTTGGGTTCGGggaag GTTGGTGAAATCCCATTGGCGCAAGCGGGTGGGTTGGATTAGATATGGCAACCGATACTACCGCTACTCTCCCCATCGCCGGATTCGGGCTCGGGcaag GTTGGTGAAATCGCATCGGCGCAGCGGGGTGGGTTGGATTAGATATGGCAACCGATACTACCGCTACTCTCCCCATCGCCGGACTTGGGCTCGGGCAAG GTTGGTGAAATCCCATTGGCGCAGGCGGGTGGGTTGGATTAGATATGGCAACCGATACTACCGCTACTCTCCCCATCGCCGGATTCGGGCTCGGGcaag GCTGAGGAAATCCCATTGGCGCAGGCGGGTTGGTTGGATTAGATATGGCAACCGATACTACCGCTACTCTCCCCGTCGCCGGACTTGGGTTCGGGGAAG ATCTAGGTTGATGAAATCCCATAGGCGCAGACGGGTGGGTTGGATTAGATATGGTAACCGATACTATCGCTACTCTCCCCGTCGCCGGACTTGGGCTCGGGCAAG GTTGGGGAAATCCAAATCGCGTAGGCGTGTGGGTTGGATTAGATATGGCAACCGATACTACCGCTACTCTCCCCGGCGCCGGACCAGTGCTCCGgcaag GTTGGTGAAATCCCATTGGCACAGGCCAGTGGGTCTGATTAGATATGGCAACCGATACAACCGCTACTCTACCTATCGACGGACTTCGGCTCGTGCCAG GTTGGTGAAATCCCATTGGCACAAGCGGGTGGGGTGGACTAGATATGGCAACCGATACTACCGCTACTTTCCCTATCGCTGGACTTGGGCTCAGGCTCAG AGATTCTGTCAGTCCAAGAATGCAAACCTGGCATCTGTGCGCAATCTCGGAGAGTATCGTGCAATTCAGAGGGTCATATATCGTGTCACCCATAGGTTTGTCCCTACATGGATCGGAGGCTCTGATGCTCAACAG gAGCGTTTTTGGTTTTGGATTGATGGAACTCCTTTCAGATTTACATACTGGTGTCCTGCAGAGCCGAACAATGCTGGGAGCAGAGAGCACTGCCTACACATGAATTGGACAG GATGCAGGTGTATAAATGATGCACCCTGTTACAACCAATACCCATTTGTATGTGTCTTGAAAAGTGGATGA